In a genomic window of Phacochoerus africanus isolate WHEZ1 chromosome 6, ROS_Pafr_v1, whole genome shotgun sequence:
- the MPZ gene encoding myelin protein P0 — MAPGAPSSSPSPVLAVLLFSSLVLSPAQAIVVYTDREVHGAVGSRVTLHCSFWSSEWVSDDISFTWRYQPEGGRDAISIFHYAKGQPYIDEVGTFKERIQWVGDPQWKDGSIVIHNLDYSDNGTFTCDVKNPPDIVGKTSQVTLYVFEKVPTRYGVVLGAVIGGVLGVVLLGLLLFYLIRYCWLRRQAALQRRLSAMEKGKLHKPSKDSKRGRQTPVLYAMLDHTRSTKAVSEKKAKGLGESRKDKK; from the exons ATGGCTCCTGGGGCTCCCTCATCCAGCCCCAGTCCTGTCCTGGCTGTACTACTCTTCTCCTCTTTGG TGCTCTCCCCTGCCCAGGCCATTGTGGTTTACACGGACAGGGAGGTTCACGGTGCTGTGGGCTCCCGGGTGACCCTGCACTGCTCCTTCTGGTCCAGTGAGTGGGTCTCGGATGACATCTCCTTTACTTGGCGCTACCAGCCCGAAGGGGGCCGCGATGCCATCTCG aTCTTCCACTATGCCAAGGGACAGCCCTACATCGATGAGGTGGGGACCTTCAAAGAGCGCATCCAGTGGGTAGGGGACCCTCAATGGAAAGATGGCTCCATTGTCATACACAACCTGGACTATAGTGACAACGGCACTTTCACCTGTGACGTCAAAAACCCACCAGACATAGTGGGCAAGACCTCTCAGGTCACGCTCTATGTCTTTGAAAAAG TGCCTACTAGGTACGGGGTGGTGCTGGGAGCCGTGATCGGGGGTGTCTTGGGGGTAGTGCTATTGGGGCTGCTGCTTTTCTACCTGATTCGATACTGCTGGCTACGCAGGCAGGCCGccctgcagaggaggctcag TGCCATGGAGAAGGGGAAATTACACAAGCCTTCCAAGGACTCGAAGCGCGGCCGGCAG ACGCCAGTGCTGTATGCCATGCTGGACCACACCAGAAGCACGAAAGCTGTCAGTGAGAAGAAGGCTAAGGGGTTGGGGGAGTCTCGCAAGGATAAGAAATAG
- the PCP4L1 gene encoding Purkinje cell protein 4-like protein 1 produces MSELNTKTSPATNQASVPEEKGKAGNAKKAEEEEEIDIDLTAPETEKAALAIQGKFRRFQKRKKDPSS; encoded by the exons cttaaTACCAAAACATCCCCAGCAACCAACCAGGCATCTGTCCCAGAGGAAAAGG GGAAAGCTGGCAATGCCAAGAaggctgaggaagaggaggagattgACATTGATCTGACGGCACCAGAAACGGAGAAGGCTGCCCTTGCTATTCAGGGCAAGTTCCGTCgattccagaaaaggaaaaaggatccCAGCTCCTGA